Proteins from a single region of Undibacterium sp. KW1:
- a CDS encoding ABC transporter substrate-binding protein, with protein MSKSEQVRPLWALQGVLTLLFLMLMLPACAVTEIRTAAQEASEPKYIAILNPQSKIAIGGMCVDILRAIEKVDPELRFIGDQVWQPRARIDAALKTGNIDVICGVQRIARNTSQYQFAATPLFSVNYLLAVRADDTVAVGDWDDIRKLGNDGIILTLRGFGIVDILTQMGGLKIDDTATSSISNLKKLLAGRGRFYCHRSPGIGLAIRQAGLEDKIRLLSKPQLTEKFYMGMAKTMSPELVNKIGASLVLLERNGELKRIFERYQE; from the coding sequence ATGAGCAAGTCCGAGCAAGTTCGTCCTTTATGGGCATTGCAAGGCGTACTGACACTGCTGTTCCTGATGCTCATGCTGCCCGCTTGTGCTGTTACAGAGATTCGTACTGCTGCCCAGGAAGCATCCGAGCCCAAGTATATTGCTATCCTTAATCCGCAAAGCAAGATTGCGATAGGCGGCATGTGTGTGGATATTTTGCGTGCCATCGAGAAGGTTGACCCTGAGTTGCGCTTTATTGGTGACCAGGTCTGGCAACCGCGTGCCCGCATTGATGCTGCTTTGAAGACGGGCAATATTGATGTCATTTGCGGCGTGCAGCGCATAGCGCGTAATACCTCGCAATACCAGTTTGCCGCGACGCCACTGTTTTCTGTCAATTATCTGCTGGCCGTGAGGGCGGATGATACCGTCGCTGTTGGGGATTGGGACGACATACGCAAGCTCGGTAATGATGGCATCATCCTGACACTGCGCGGCTTTGGCATAGTCGATATCCTCACGCAAATGGGCGGCTTGAAGATAGATGACACCGCGACTTCTTCCATCTCCAACCTGAAAAAACTGCTGGCTGGACGCGGGCGGTTTTATTGTCACCGTTCACCCGGCATAGGCCTGGCGATCAGGCAGGCGGGTCTGGAAGACAAGATACGGCTTTTGAGCAAACCTCAACTGACAGAAAAATTCTACATGGGCATGGCAAAAACCATGTCTCCTGAACTGGTCAATAAGATAGGCGCAAGCCTGGTTTTGCTGGAGCGAAATGGGGAGTTGAAACGTATATTTGAGCGCTATCAAGAGTAG
- a CDS encoding alpha/beta fold hydrolase, producing the protein MTGTGPPLLWLTLHYTDNDLISPGPASKHWMDTLSKFFTIIKFDMRGCGLSERQPGSMTLDDWVADIEAVVDAAGLAQFAMMTVCTGSYAAIEYAARHSERLTHLVIYGGSVRGRLRRELSMAQREDALSALQVYESGLDGRSEFAATFRQVFTVQFLPDATPEQLAAIDAILNERMTGAIAAQSVREFYQLDLSARAQSIRVPTLVLHALHDILYPLSEGQKLAALIPAARFLPVASNNNMLLEGETAWPLVRETVLSFLDARLDVDSGKAAVNLTIRQCEVLRHVANGKADKEIARALSLSPRTIEMHVARALKAMGCKTRAEAVHHAVQKGLLSPE; encoded by the coding sequence GTGACTGGAACTGGCCCACCATTGCTGTGGCTGACGCTTCACTATACCGACAATGATTTGATTTCTCCCGGCCCTGCCAGCAAGCACTGGATGGATACGCTGTCAAAATTTTTCACCATCATCAAGTTCGATATGCGCGGATGTGGCTTATCAGAACGTCAACCAGGCAGCATGACTTTAGATGATTGGGTGGCAGATATTGAAGCTGTTGTGGACGCCGCCGGGCTGGCGCAGTTTGCCATGATGACGGTTTGCACCGGCTCGTATGCTGCGATTGAATATGCTGCACGCCATTCTGAACGATTGACACATCTGGTCATTTATGGCGGTTCGGTGCGCGGGCGCTTGCGACGCGAATTGAGTATGGCACAGCGAGAAGATGCGCTGTCTGCCTTGCAGGTATATGAGTCTGGCCTGGATGGGCGCAGCGAATTTGCGGCCACTTTTCGCCAGGTTTTTACAGTTCAGTTTCTCCCGGATGCGACGCCAGAACAATTGGCGGCAATTGATGCCATCCTCAATGAACGCATGACGGGTGCCATTGCAGCGCAAAGCGTGAGAGAATTTTACCAGCTGGATTTAAGTGCGCGGGCGCAATCAATTCGTGTGCCAACGCTGGTTTTACATGCACTGCATGACATTCTTTATCCCTTATCAGAAGGGCAGAAGCTGGCTGCTCTCATACCAGCGGCACGGTTTTTGCCCGTCGCATCGAATAATAATATGCTGCTGGAAGGAGAGACCGCCTGGCCACTGGTACGTGAGACCGTGCTCTCATTTCTTGACGCCAGGCTGGATGTAGACTCTGGCAAGGCAGCTGTCAATTTGACGATACGTCAATGTGAAGTACTGCGCCATGTCGCCAATGGAAAAGCCGACAAGGAGATTGCACGTGCATTGTCGCTCAGCCCACGGACCATAGAGATGCATGTCGCACGTGCCTTGAAGGCGATGGGTTGCAAGACACGCGCTGAAGCAGTTCATCATGCAGTGCAAAAGGGGCTGTTGTCGCCTGAGTGA
- a CDS encoding HAD family hydrolase — translation MNSNKQRQLIVFDLDETLVHASMTDLGQPMAFAFPPYFVYQRPFLTEMLEELAPHYDLAVWSSSSREYVDAVVAQVFGARHPVKFAWSVERCVQRVDIKSNSYVYIKDLRKIQGQGYTLDQIAIVDDSPEKIARQPRNHILIAPYLGDPKDRALLDIAGTFKLRMATCE, via the coding sequence ATGAATTCGAATAAACAACGCCAGCTTATTGTCTTCGATCTTGATGAAACCTTAGTCCATGCAAGCATGACTGATTTGGGTCAGCCTATGGCTTTTGCATTTCCACCCTACTTTGTTTATCAGCGTCCCTTTTTGACAGAAATGCTGGAAGAACTGGCGCCACATTACGACCTGGCAGTATGGTCATCGTCATCAAGGGAATATGTGGATGCTGTGGTCGCGCAGGTCTTTGGTGCTCGCCACCCGGTCAAGTTTGCCTGGTCGGTCGAGCGCTGTGTGCAGCGGGTGGACATCAAAAGCAATAGCTATGTTTACATCAAGGATTTGAGAAAAATCCAGGGTCAGGGATATACGCTGGACCAGATTGCAATCGTGGATGATTCGCCAGAAAAAATCGCCAGGCAGCCGAGAAACCATATTCTGATTGCACCTTATCTTGGTGACCCGAAAGACAGGGCCCTGCTGGACATCGCCGGGACATTCAAATTGAGAATGGCAACTTGCGAATAA
- a CDS encoding methyl-accepting chemotaxis protein has product MGAISDSSNKIVDIIAVIDGIAFQTNILALNAAVEAARAGEQGRGFAVVASEVRNLAQRSASAAKEIKALISDSVDKVGEGARLVDQAGATMSEIVERVAKVTSIMNEINDASKEQSAGIDQINNAIIQMDGVTQQNAALVEEAAAAAKSLQDQADNLSNVVSIFKLQQQSTHASSGIYAATSGGAVKSDKRLAYRQ; this is encoded by the coding sequence ATGGGGGCGATCAGTGATTCTTCGAATAAAATCGTCGATATCATTGCCGTCATTGATGGCATTGCATTTCAAACCAATATTCTGGCCCTGAATGCCGCTGTGGAAGCAGCACGTGCCGGCGAGCAGGGCAGGGGTTTCGCGGTAGTTGCATCAGAAGTGCGCAACCTCGCGCAAAGATCAGCCAGTGCGGCGAAAGAAATCAAGGCCCTGATTTCTGATTCAGTCGATAAGGTGGGCGAAGGTGCGCGCCTCGTCGATCAGGCTGGTGCGACCATGTCCGAGATAGTCGAGCGCGTGGCAAAAGTGACGAGCATCATGAATGAAATCAATGATGCCAGCAAAGAACAGTCTGCTGGCATAGACCAGATCAACAATGCCATCATACAAATGGATGGCGTGACTCAGCAAAACGCAGCCCTGGTCGAAGAAGCTGCCGCTGCCGCAAAAAGCTTGCAGGACCAGGCGGACAATTTGTCGAATGTGGTCAGTATCTTCAAGTTGCAGCAACAGTCCACGCATGCAAGTTCTGGCATTTATGCAGCTACATCTGGCGGTGCTGTTAAATCAGACAAGAGGCTGGCATATAGGCAATGA